tttgtttttgttttttaaaggtaaaattacagatttttttcacataatatacatagatatttttatttttattactgaaAATTAGAAATTGTTATTAACAAGTTAACACAAACTAAAAGGTTAACTGTAAATTacactgttttgtttatttatgtttttcttttgtttatttcTATTTCTTGGTtgttgcttttttattatttgtttaattgtAAGAAATCAAGCACTGCCAAAgtttaaagtaataaaaatgaaattttataataaaaaagtattttaatataCAAAGTGTACATTTTCACCAATATAAATCACTTTTTGAAGCTAAAAATACAGATTTTGGGGgggcaaaatgttttttttctcctttcGTGTGAGTACATAAAACTCCTTGTATGATAATATAAAGTTAGAAATTGTTATTAAATGTTTTAGATTAAttctaacataaaataaaaagttaattttaacgACACCCTTttgtttatttctgttttcttcTTCAGCTTTTAAAAACGAATGCATTTCATACGAACTTTTTTGTAATTCTTCGTCAAGCAACAGTTTAATATGACTGGAcgacagtttgacagtttaatgTAAAGtcttaataaaaatgaaatgctATAATCATAAAAAAGCTAAAATCAAATCAAACATTGTTTTCTCTCAGTTATACTTTTAAGGTTTATCAAGCTCTCACACGATGAAGAAACCATCGCATGGATCAAACTAGCATGACAATGCAGTATTAACATTTCACACATTACCTTGATTGGGTTTCTGAagcaaaaacacattatttttatatttaagactcatatttttaatatttttcacgATCCGTTGACAAACGCCTCATCTCTCATCGGTTTCCAGAGCAACCGCGCTTTCCTCCGCCGAATCCGCCCCCGCCCTTTCGACGTGCTCACGCTGACTCCTGTCACATGACCGCTCTAAACCAATCGGAAGCGGCGGCTCCGGTTGAATTGCGGGTTCAAAACTGTATCGGTTAAATTTGTAAAAAGTTGCGAGAGTTTAATCGAATCCGTCTTTCAGGGATCGATACATCTGTATATTCCCATAGCTGACTTATTTAATCTAAAATGGCGCACAAACAGATCTACTACTCGGACAAATACACAGATGATCTTTATGAATACCGGTAAGATGAAAAACGACTAGGTTTGAGGCCTCGATGCggcgtgtttgtttgtttaaatgtcattattttaattgtACGTTACGTCAGTGTTTAGTGTAAACTCTATGAATTGCTTAGTATAGTTAATTAACATATTTGATACTTTTAAAAGCATGTTTTGATGTAAATTCCAAACTTATGGTCGGAGTGTCTCCCATGTGCTTTTAGTGTAACTTAGTGACGTCATTTTATAGCATCACATTCATGACATGTCAATGCATTTGTGATtgaaatgcaattaaatgttGTTTTGATGGCAGACATGTGGTCTTACCGCGAGAACTGGCCAAACAAGTGCCCAAATCCCACCTGATGTCCGAAGATGAGTGGAGGAGGCTGGGTGTGCAGCAGTCTCTCGGATGGGTCCATTATATGATCCATGAACCAGGTCTGTATGTGGGTTGTTGACCTGACATAGCATTTTCACTGTTCCACaagataaaaatgaaaaaaatcattaatattgTCGTTATTTAAAATGCTGGTAATCGTTCAACATTTCTTTGTTCTGCATGAAAAGCTGCAGTGGTATTcgatttgttttacattttcgagccaaatgtcaaaattgtcctacGGTGTGACTATCTCATGCATGTTTCAATAAATAACaagttttataaattaaaaagaaaagcgtaaaaatgttaataaatgccTGCGGCGATCATTATTTTCATCTACACTCCTGctcaaaagtttaagatttttaatgtttaaaaaaaaaaaaaaaaaagtctcttatgcttatcagttccatttatttaatttatgatttttaaaaaagactTTTCTACTCAAGGCagagtttatttgattaaaaatacagaaaaaaaatgtaatattgtgaaatatgattgcaatttaaaataatggttttaataATGGTAGAATTTTTCCcatgatgcaaatctgaattttcagcatcattacttcagtcttcagcgtcacattattcttcagaaatcatacaaATATACTGGTTTACTACTTTTATTAGCAATGTTGGAAACGGTTGtcctgcttaatatattttttcaggattctttgatgaataaaaagaacagcatttatttactagcgtagtctttactatcactttttatcagtttaaaacattcttgctgaataaaagtattaatttcgttCAAAGCaggaagaaaaaaattactgaccccaaactttgaaaagtagtgtatattattacaaaatatttctattttaaataaatgctgtttaacgttttattgattaaagaatcttgaaaaaagtatcacaggttccaaaaaaatattaagcattacAACtgcttccaacattgataataaatcagcatattagaatatttctgaaggatcatgtgacactgaagactagagtaatgatgcaaaaaattcagctttgcatcatgggaataaattctattttaaagtataaaatttatgaaatattgcaattcaaaataacaggtttttattttaatatactttaaaatataatttatttctatgatgtaaagctgaattttcattagccattacttcagtcttcagtgtcacatgattcttcagaaatcatacaaATACTGATTTACTACTTTTATTAGCAATGTTGGAAATGGTTGtcctgcttaatatattttttcaggattctttgatgaataaaaagaacagcatttatttactagcgtagtctttactatcactttttatcagtttaaaacattcttgctgaatgaaagtattaatttagccattacttcagtcttcagcgtcacatgattcttcagaaatcatacaaATATACTGGTTTACTACTTTTATTAGCAATGTTGGAAATGGTTGTcttgcttaatatattttttgggatcttgtgatacttttttcaggattctttggtgaataaaaagttaaaaagaacagcatttattaaaaatagaaatctttactgtcactttatatcaatttaacacatccttgctaaataaaagtttttttttttaaacaaacaaacaaaaaaagaaagaaaaaaaattactgaccccaaactttgaaaggtagtgtatattgttacaaaagatttctattttaaataaatgctcttctttttaatgttttattgattaaagaatcttgaaaaagtatcacaggttccaaaaagataattgataataaatcagcatattagaattatttctgaaggatcatgtgacactgaagactggagtaatgatgctgaaaattcagctttgcatcacgggaatactttttattttaaagtataatgaaatagaaaaccaagattttaaattgcaataatatatttcacaattttaatcaaataaatgtagccttgatgagcagaaaagtcttgattaaaaagcattaaaaatcgtactgatcccaaaattttgaacggcagtgtatatatttcTGAAAGTGTAGGAACTTGATACATTTTGTTTCTGAAAACCAAGTCCTCTGGTGTGATGCCATATCCTGATTTTAAATTCCAGAATAAACTTTTATGTGCTGTGACACACATAAAAGAACCACAAatttgttttatctcaaaatatcttttaaaacagtttagtattgcAATAGGGGAGATATGATCAtcactcatcttaaaattttatagtTTTCACAATTTTGAACAGATGACTGCAAAGTTTATCTTGTTgtcaaagtataaaaataaagagaaaattgtgttaaatataatttcatattaaataacaCAATATGAAAAGAAGTGTCTAAGAACGAAGATAAATCTCTCATgctataaagtttttttttcttaatttctgCTATGTCATACCTATAGGACAAATTTATGGTACAGTTCagtgttaaaaaacaaaaaacaaaatcaagTTAGCGACCATTTATATTTTCTGAAAGATCAGACTTCAAACGCTAgataaatatatgcatttcttctt
The genomic region above belongs to Garra rufa chromosome 19, GarRuf1.0, whole genome shotgun sequence and contains:
- the LOC141292934 gene encoding cyclin-dependent kinases regulatory subunit 2 yields the protein MAHKQIYYSDKYTDDLYEYRHVVLPRELAKQVPKSHLMSEDEWRRLGVQQSLGWVHYMIHEPEPHILLFRRPLPKQ